In Shewanella sp. GD04112, the sequence AAAAAATCCCACACTCATGGCGAAACCGACAAGCACAATAAAACCCCGCAACAGGGATTGAGGTATGCGATAAGCCAGCGCGGCGCCAAGATAGCCGCCAATAATCGCCATAATGGCAAGCAGTAATAGATATTGCCCGTCAATCAGATTACCTAGGGCGTAAATCACCACGGCAATGGTGGTGAGTAGGGCGGAGAGTAAATTTTTAAGCCCGTTCATCCCATGTAATTGGGTTTGGCCGAGTAACCCAAAGGTGGCGAGTAAAATAATCCCTAATCCCCCGTTAAAATAGCCGCCGTAAATACAAACGATGAAGAGAATCATCATTGCTGTCAGTGGCTTGACGGTATTCTCACGGGTGATACTGGCATTCGCTAAGCGTTTTTTCAGTAACCAAGGTCCACCAATAAAGGCGAGTGTGGCCAGCAAAATCAGCCAAGGGACGAGATTAGCGAACACTTGCTCGCTGGTGCTTAGCAGAATCGCCGCGCCTAGGCATCCGCCCGCAATGGCGATCAGGCACAGGGTTTTTAGATTAAGATTTGCAGGATATTCAATCTCTTTTCGAAAACGCCAGGCACTGGCAAGGTAGCCGGGGAGCAGGGCGGCAGTGCCCGTCGCGTTAGCCAACAGTGGCGGTACGCCCACAAACACAAGGGCAAATAAGGTGATAAAGCTGCCACCACCCGCCACCGCATTTAACATGCCGCCGAGCAAGCCAGCGAGGGCGATCAGTAACCAATCCATAGTGAATGCTCCGCTGCCATTGACGTGTAGAAGTTGAACGTCAATTGCTTATAAAAACATCACCTTAACAGTAAGTGATTTAGATGAAAAGCCATCAATATAGTAAGTGGCGGCAGATTGATGGCTTTGTTACGGGGTTTGAATCGGGTTTAGGCATAAAGCCTTGGCATTAATTGTTATGCCGCTAGATTTATCAAATATTATTAAGACTTAGCACTGATGCCTTTATTCAGCATGGAACAGTCCTGAAGCAAATATCGCGGTGGCTATGGCCAAGTACTGATTGCTAAATACTTCTTCTTCCCAGCAATGTTGCCCACGCTCTTGATAGTACACATGGTAGCTGGCATTCGATGGCGTAGCGATGCAGTACCAACCATCAAAGGTCTGCTTGCTAAAGTTGACCCAATACTGCGCATCCGCCTGTTTGATCTGCTGGACTAGCGCTTCATCTTGCGCCAATAGCGCTGCCAGTTCGGCTGCGCTGGTGAGCTTGTGCTCGGTTTTTAACTGATTGAGTAGTGCTTTGAGTGTCATTATTGAAGGCCTTTTATCCTGAGGAGCTGTGTTAGCGAATCGCTGAGGCAATCGAGGATTCGATTAAAGCGTCAAAAACATCGGCTTGGCCAGCTGGGATCAGTTGCCGATGAATTTCGCGGCGCTTTGTACTGTCAAATAAACGCTCCGCTACCCAACCCGTTAAATAGAGTGAGGACAGACAACCTCCCGCAGTGGCAATATTGCCATTGATCACCAGAGCGCAGTCTTCCACCTCCACCCCCATGGCCACCAATGCGGGTTTGGCATCGGGATGCGTCGTCGCCGAAATATTGTCGAGTAAGCCTAACTTGGCAAAGAAGAATGAGCCCGCACAGATACTGCCAAGTAATTGCCGCGAGGGATCTAATTTAAGGGCCGACATAAACTCAGAATCGGCAAGTGCGCCAGGTACGCCTTTGTAGCCACTGCTGAATAATACCACGTCAGCATCGGCGACTTGCGCGACATGACCATGGGTTTCTACCGTCATGCCCAAACTCGACCTGTGGCTAGGTTGGGTGCCTAGCACTTTGACTGTCCAATCGGTTGTTGTGCGGCCGAGAATATCGCGCATTAAAAAGAAATCGATATCGGTAAATTCATCAAATATCACAATCGCAATCTGGTACATCCTTTGTCCTCTCGTTTGTATTCTGGTTAATGTGTGGGTTAACACGTCATCGGCC encodes:
- a CDS encoding sulfite exporter TauE/SafE family protein, whose amino-acid sequence is MDWLLIALAGLLGGMLNAVAGGGSFITLFALVFVGVPPLLANATGTAALLPGYLASAWRFRKEIEYPANLNLKTLCLIAIAGGCLGAAILLSTSEQVFANLVPWLILLATLAFIGGPWLLKKRLANASITRENTVKPLTAMMILFIVCIYGGYFNGGLGIILLATFGLLGQTQLHGMNGLKNLLSALLTTIAVVIYALGNLIDGQYLLLLAIMAIIGGYLGAALAYRIPQSLLRGFIVLVGFAMSVGFFMR
- a CDS encoding cytoplasmic protein is translated as MTLKALLNQLKTEHKLTSAAELAALLAQDEALVQQIKQADAQYWVNFSKQTFDGWYCIATPSNASYHVYYQERGQHCWEEEVFSNQYLAIATAIFASGLFHAE
- a CDS encoding DJ-1/PfpI family protein; this translates as MYQIAIVIFDEFTDIDFFLMRDILGRTTTDWTVKVLGTQPSHRSSLGMTVETHGHVAQVADADVVLFSSGYKGVPGALADSEFMSALKLDPSRQLLGSICAGSFFFAKLGLLDNISATTHPDAKPALVAMGVEVEDCALVINGNIATAGGCLSSLYLTGWVAERLFDSTKRREIHRQLIPAGQADVFDALIESSIASAIR